The following nucleotide sequence is from Carassius auratus strain Wakin unplaced genomic scaffold, ASM336829v1 scaf_tig00040781, whole genome shotgun sequence.
tccgaagtgccgatctgaatcaaccgagtcgcgaacaggctccgaagtgccgatctgaatcaaccgagtcgcgaacaggctccgaagtcccgatctgaatcaaccgagtcgcgaacaggctccgaagtcccgatctgaatcaaccgagtcgcgaacaggctccgaagtgccgatctgaatcaaccgagtcgcgaacaggctccgaagtcccgatctgaatcaaccgagtcgcgaacaggctccgaagtgccgatctgaatcaaccgagccgcgaacaggctccgaagtgccgatctgaatcaaccgagtcgcgaacaggctccgaattgccgatctgaaaacttcgagcAAAGAATGTAAGAAATAACTCCATTtccaaactgttaatattacggttgcggggaatttggacaagcatgagttattttatttaatctgtgttagtttaaggttattttattttattttttaacctaatagACGGAGACGCTGATAGATGTGTCTgctttgcactggagcatttcagtgggcttaaatagttctctctttacaacggatttagttcccaaacaactgacaattttgacctaaatatgattttcagttacaataattaatcctaaatttcgacattaataacttacttttagcaacatcagacgcacgcgcgctcacaagatctgcctgTTCTTACTTCAggagactcacactaaacggttcatttgaatcagtgaggggtcgactccagaacagctgcaatcggatcattctaattagTAAACGAATCGTTTAGTGCGATTCGCGATCTgagtaaagtttattttgaaaagactcagttcattcatgatgaatcagacaccgcttctgcgtgtcggagcacgtgatatattatagggagtaacgatatgttttatgaaatgtagtgaagttaaaagtacgatcttatgctttggaatgtagtgaagtaaaagtaaaagttactcaaaataaaactactccagtaaagttcagatacttgaaaaatgtacttaagtacagtaacgaagtaaagctactccgttactgtccaccactgatgagtggagaagggtattcctgctgattggttaacgcggcgcgaattgttaaaaagttaaaaatgttcaactcgggcggcagacgcgaattcgtaTGGCAAGCCAAAGTGGTCACAAACGCCTGCTCGCGATTTGGCATAATAACGCGCGTTTTGTGTATCAAAACGCGCGTCCTCGACGTGTGATCTGCAGTAAAAACGCGCGTTTcatacatttatatctgaatttatgtcaacctatagactttcaaatatcaaaatatcatgaattcatatgtattagtgtacaaaatgacataaaaacacattttcctattaaaACCGCGTGTCGCAGTAAAAATAGGCGTCGATTCTATTTCTAGCTagcacgcgttttccgcgcgtctcacgcaggcggtctgtaagctctaacctgttaacatgggagccgaattaaaaaccgacacgccacgcggctgagacgcttgcgccacgcatccagtgtgtcgccggcctaaagccccattcgcgccgcgagatcTCCAGACGCGCTTAAACGCACCTTTGCATTgatttaacattgaaatcattcgcgccagacactCTATTtgtgtttggtgtgaacacagcttaagagtgttgtccagtgttgggcagttaCGCGTAATGtcacgcattactttttaaataaattaactccgttaccATTACCATATGGTACATTGccgttacttttttaaaaatgaatttattttgactgaagtgcagcccaACCTGCTTGCAAtagcgacgcattgtaggattagtggatgccaaccactgtaaacacaaaGACGCACTGTGTGCGTGTTTCCGTTTATTCGagtatgtgcggcagtcatggcgagtcaaggcaAGAGCAACACCTCAAAGTGGAAAtgtgctcattatttcactttagttgagcataaagacaaaaaccttttagtcaaatgtaagttgtgtctttctggttctaatgtcctatcctagcccaTGAATTTCCAATCtttgcgctcagattttgtaaaccgtaccctcggtttttgaatctgtgcccacgaattcataatctgcgcgcgcactttcgcaatccgttcccatggatttgtaaactgtagcctactcacggattcatgcagcaagctcctacatgttaacatacagttttaatgaatattattatgtggaatgggtctccACTTtactacactatatatatatatatatatatatatatatatatatatacatacagatacATTAATTGGAAATGCTAAAACCTCTTAATATTGtcaattttttaatgctttttttggaGTTTATCTGTTTGTGGCATGTGTCAGTGTCTCATGTGTGATCTCGGTGGCATGTATGATGTCTCAAATTACATCATTAACAGAAACATATTATgatctctgtttgtttttgtgtgtatgcgCCTGATTAACCACAGTAATGATCACCAAATATGGGATTTTAATCTCCCGTGATCCATTGTTGTGCTGAAGTCTTCATCCCAAGGGGATAATTTTTATCCCAAAACCCCGGTGATGATAAATGGTTCTGACAGCTTTCGCTTTTACATGTTTTAACGTAATTAGTCCTGTATTTGAACTGTCACTCCTCATTGTCTTATAACCACAACAGGCTTGCAATTTTCCACTTAGGGTATAATTAAGTTGTGAATATGTCAACATGAGGATATCAAGTACACTTGAATGGATATCAAAGAAACCATCACGAGACATTGCACCATAACAGGAGAAACTAGTTTTGCTTCAGGGACCAGATTCTGCAATGGATATCAAGAGGCATCTGTAAACAAGAATTGGAACAAACAGTAGGCCAAATTTACGGGTTTCAATAATGAGGGCAATGACTTttctaaaaattaaaaagtaaataggcAGACACAGAACTAAGGTGCATTTAATCACTTTAATCACGGTGATGGTAACATTATACACACTTTCAACATTCACAACATCTCAAAGGCATAACAATAAAGGCGTTAAGCATTGCCTTCTACTGGTCATCCAGTGTTTTTAGATAAATGATTTAGCAAAGTGCCAAGCTATGATGATAATCTACTTGAATGTTCAGCACTTATATTCAGAGAAACCACAGCACCAAGCAACTAATAAAGATCCAGCTTtatataaaatgctgttttatctCATTGAGCTGACCTGCATTAGTGTTATATTTCATGTACATCTGATATGAATTAAACTATAAGACATACACAGTTAAAAACCAAACAGTTATGATCACaaaaacactcacacagagagaGTTTTAACGTTTTAAAACATAAGACGCAGAGAAGGCggaatgaaataaaaacacaaggaaatggagactgtgtgtgtgtgtgtgtgtgtgtgtgtgtgtgtctgtgtgttttaattagttttttatttgatactGCATTTTGAAAATGCAGTGTTTATGTTTCTACTTCAAAAAGATTTAATGGTCAAAGACGTCCGTCTAGTCTATGTTTATACAGAAAAACAATGGAGTGGAatacaaaaacacattctttGGGAATGTCccctaaaaaatataaatactaaagcTAACAGTGGAGGACTGTGTAAAAACATTATGTttataattagaatttaaaataaataaatacatcagtaGAAAGTTAATCTCTAAGTTAACAGTCCAAACAATCAAAGATAACACTACAACACAAAATATTACTACACATATAGGTTTGCCATCAGAACAGAGAACAGATCTCTTCTCAAAAGAACTGCCATGAGAACAAAACCAAGCTACAACAAAATCACGGTTAGTTGTAATTGTTGTTGCCACAGGAAAACAAAATGCCAATGCCATGCACAATTTTGTTTAAACTGAAGATAATAAAGGGTTCATGCGACATGCGGTTCACCAAAACACATGCAATAATGTGGCAGTGATGGAATGTGAACACTGTAAAAAGTAGATGTCTGCAAAAGTTTTTAGTTACTTTAGAAATTGCTCTAAGATGTGGGCTCATGACATATTGTTAGGTGGCTCATGTTGCAATTTAGTAGAGTAACTATATAGGAGTCATTGTTAGAGGTGTCCAATACCTTGTCCAAAGTCTCTAAACATCCTAGACAAATTCCTCAGATAACATGTGATGGGTGCGGACGATCCAGTTCTCAGTCTGACTCGATGGCTTTAGGTGTAACTTTTTCCAGAATTTCAGTGTAGAAGGACACTGAAGATTAGCGACAGAATGCTAGTAAAGAGTAGCATGACTCCATGGTTGAAGGGTCCAGGTATGTCACCACTACTGTTAATGCGATCTTGTATCTGTTTTTCTGCATGCTGTTCAGCATAGACCATGTAGAGCTCGACACAACGGCGTGCTTTCATTTGCTCAATCAGCACAGGATAGCCGATCTCCATAATGCTAACTGtgtcatcataatcatcatcaccatcagaaaTTTTGTCCTGGGTTTGCTTTTGAGCTTCACTTGGTGTTTCAGGTGGGCTTGACGTTACAAATGAAGAGTTTCTGGCTGTGTCTCTTTCTGCAGTGCTATTGTTGCCTGTGGTGTTTTCTTGAGCACCAGTAGGATCATCGTCTACATCTGCTGCTTGAGCCTCAACAAAGTCAATGGATCTTCTCGATCTTCCATCCGTTTTCTCTCGGAGCAAGTCTGTCCTCTTTATACACTTGTCCATGAAGCTATCATAGGACTGCGGTGGAGGATTCTGGAAGATGTCATGAGGGTTAATGTTTCCTTGTCCGGCAGAAGTCGATCCAGCATCGCCTGGGCTTCGACCTTGAGAGTTAGTGTTCCCATTCACGCTACCTTCAGGAGGAGGCTGGCCGTAACGTTTGTACATGTAGTTATTGTAGTAGTATTCCTCCTGTGGGTTGTGGAAACTAAAACGGGGGCGGGGGAAACTTCCGAGGCCGTATCCTATAGCCATACCAGCCACTGCCCCAACCCCAGCCGCCATAATTGCCTGCTTGCCAAACCCCTGTGATTTATATGAAGGGGCCATACCCATGTTCTGCACTGACTGGGCGAAAGGTGATCTGCCGCCCTGTCCATAGCCACCGTAGTTGCCACCGTATCTTGGGCTCATGATTTTGTTGTTGGGGTTCCAGTAAGGATATTGTGCCGCTCCTGGATATCCACCTGCACCTGCTCCTGCAACACCTCCACCAAACTGGTTAGGGCTGGAACCTCCACGGACTGGATAACCTGGATAAGAGCCTCCAGCTGGGTAAGGATTTCCATATCCTCCGGCTTGTCCAGGGTACCTGTTGGGGTTCGAACCTGCTCCTGGATATGATCCTCCCCCTGGGTAACCACCTTGTGCTGGGTAACCACTACGCCCTGGGTAGTTACCTTGTGGGTAACCACCTTGAGCGGGGTAACCACCTTGGGGCGGGTAACCACCTTGGGCGGGATAACCACCTTGGGCTGGATTGCCACCACGTCCTGGGTAGCTACCTTGGTTGGGGTATCCTTGACCTGGGTTAGAGCCTGCTGGTGGATATCTGCCCTGCGGCGGATACCCACCACCAGTACCAGGGTAGGGCGGTGGATTCTGGTTTGGTACTTGAGGTTGCCGAGGATAGTTTCCAGGGGACGAGTGTGTCCCGCCACGTGATGAAGTGCCTTTATTGCTGCTGCTACCTTGGCTTCCTGTGCTGCTTCCACCTTTGTTTGAGCTTCCGCTACTTTTGCCCCAGCCGAGTCCACCTTTACTGCCACTCCCTCGTTTGGCCTCACCTGACACCACAAGAGCCATACAGAGAAACAGTACTGTTAGGCGACCCATttctgaaaaagagagagaggttcAATGAAAAGAGATAATTTTCTAAATTGTGAAATGAGATGTGTCGATTATGCCAGGCACACATTTCACGACGTGTAAATATCTGGAACTGTGAAGTGTTTTGACTGGAAAGTTTTGACTGGAAATGATATTGGCGTCAACCTACAGCCAGTGAGAGTGCACAATAAAAGGCAAGGGAAAGTTCAGGAGGATGAGTCATAATAGATGTGCAACAGAACACCAGCAATTAACCATTCTCTCTCCTTCATAttctactttatttttatttttcactgcaaATCTGTGTAGACAACTTGAATTGCAAACTTTAACCaatttacatttatcagacgcttttattcaaagcaacttacagtgcattcaggctataattattatatatttttttaccagtatgggtgttccctgggaatcaaaccaatGATCTTTTTTCCCTATTAACACAATaatctaccactgagccacaaggAAACATGGCAAGTGTTCCtatgttttatcacttactttcAATACATAGCTTGCATGACCAAAATAAAACATACTGacacacattcatacataatGAAAGATTTGAAGGAAAATTAAGAACTTTTACTGAGCTGTGATCTCAGTGCAAGGGCATTTTCCATAAATTTTGGGgtggggcaagttgtcacttttttttttaaatgttaaaaattatatatttattacaatatttgttggtcaaaacaatgttttgtcttttatttttttttagctattataACGATTATCACCATGCATTGTGAAAACATGCCCTGCAATAGTGTAAACTTGAACCAtttctttccttttgtttttctcaGAATAGTCAAGACCTTGTAGTTTGTGTCTCTACAGAATTTGACTCCAAAAATAATCCAATCCTATCAAAATTTAACTGGAGCAAAAgcgtgacaactagccccggtcacATCTACAGTGCGCAGATTTATGGTAACAAAAGTTGTGACGTCATCCTGCATTATTTCACAATGATGATGTGGTTTAACAATCTAAAAACAGTCTGTTTATCACGTTCCTCTGAATATCTTGGTACCTGCGTGACAGGAATgaaaagtctgtgtgtgtgtgtgtgtgtgtgtgtgtgtttgtgtaacggTCATTGTACGGAGGCCATGTCCGACATCTTTTCACGGCTTTACGTCAAGATCTGTTTTCATACAGTCTATAAAGATGCTCAGtacaaaatgtaatctaaatactACATATATTCGACAGTATCAAACAGAATTCAATATAATATCGCCAAAGACAACAcgcaattgttttgttttctttttacacaACATTACTTAATTATTTAACAAATGGTTAAGGAATGTAGGCTATTGTATATCACATGTAACGTTAAACATGTAGAGTGTCGAAATTctcattcataataaatatttaaaaaaacatcagtCCGCTTGTCGCACATAAATTCACAAGAGCTTTAAAATAGCGGGACTATATTAGGCGTGTGGCCGTCAACTGCACCTGTTATTATAAAGCAAAACGAGCAGTAAACCAGTGACCAATCATAACACAGCCAGCTCTGTTTATTCCAATAATAAACGTGTTTTAATCGCTAACGTACCTGCGTGTTGATTTCAGATCGTTCTCTCTGATGATTGCTGTCCCTTGGATGCGCGACGCCGTCAGTGACAATGAAACTTTCCACTGGCGTGCGCGTTCATGAGAGGAGTGACTGCCGTTATCTGCGCATGCGCACTGTCCGTAATCCAGAACCGTCTTGGAGATTCTAGCCTGATTCTAGCCAGAGTCAGACCCTAacataattatgcatttagcaaatgctttttcTCAACGTATCCTTGCGGATGTTTATCAAAACACTTTACAGGCAGAAGTACACATTTCTGATGGTCATTCAAGTCTGTGGTGGGTTTCAAGATAGAAAATAAATAGGACAAAAATACGTCTTgtatttacatctgcaagacgtattttttttagtgtttgctcatctgcaatacatcaACAGGACGTTTCCAATCAGATGTTAAGTagacgtttagaagatgtctATGTGATTTATAATGTTTACATCTTAAAGACGTCTCTATCATTTGTTTGCACAGATGCTTTCAGATCAAGCGATGTTTAGCAGACCTCTTGTAGATGTGCTGAGTTATAATCACTAAGTAAAAATACGCCTAATTTAAGTTTTATACTCCAGTTTGAGCAAATGTGAAGATCTGAACCAATGTCTATAAAATGAtagttaaattacaaatattatatttgtttcgTGATTTTCTTAATGATTGTCTGTCTCACTCCTTTctataatgttacattaaattacaaaaatcagttcaatatttgagaaaatactTAAAAGTAGATTTTATAATGCAGGCTAACAGTCAATCTTAAAATGGCAAATTGGCTCTTAATTTccattgttattaaaaatattaaagtgcTATGAATTAAAGTTATGTTTATGTCAAAGAAATGTAGACATCCATAACGAACTACTAAAAGTAATTGAACACACATTTAGAAATGACACCTTTTATTAACAGTCCAGAGTATTTCTGACACGCTCCATGAAGTGAATTTTGTATGCAAACGCCATACCCATATTTTCTACATCATCACATTGGTAGCAGCTCATGTGTACACGTTCAAATTTATTACATGTGAtgctatatttaaatacatgggTGACAAAGTagtcccattaaaaaaaaaagaaaagaataatggGGAGGTTAATTAAACCGAGCCCGTCTCAATTTGCCCTCAGTGTCAGAAAACTGCCATCAAACCCATCTTCTTTTATGTAATCTAAATTACACATTCTGTTCTTTCCCCCAAAAATCTAACctacttacatatatatatatatttttaaaaggctTTATTACAGTGTGCTTAGAGAATAAaagacaacaacataaaaaatacgACACAATAAAagtaggaaaaacacacacaaaaaaagtacatctGCTTATCAATTGCCCAGATTTCCCAAACGTGGTGGAGAATGCCATACAGCAGAGCTAGTGCGTTTAAAGAAGCGAGGCTTGGTCCGCCTGAAGATCGCCTCCAGTTTGGGCGGTTCAGGTTCTCCGAAATATGAATTGAGATCCAGTGGATTGTAATAGTGCTTCATGATGGCTTGCTGCAACTGCATACCTGTACAAAACACACATCATTATAGAGTAGCAATGGTGTAGACACTACAGAATAAATATGAGCTGATAGTTCATGCTAAGCGTTACAATGGTATATCCAaactataaaaacacatttccagTAGTTGCCAAGAAGTGTCATACCCTCAGCCCAGGATGGGATGGGTTTCCTGGGCGCGGATTCATCATCTGTGGAGTCATCACTGTTCTGGTCCATCCCGTAATCTTCAGGATTCACTAAAACAGTCACTTTCTGGCCTTTAGGGGTGATCTGGTATGACTGTGGAGATTGCTGGGAAATAAACATAAAACGAGATGGGGTCAGAAACCAGCTGAGATTGGTTTTTGTGTTTCTAAGCAAACAGAAAAACTAATTTAGAAGTTGTCGTCGTCAGTGGATTATATTACAAGGAAAAAATATCCAAAGTGGAAATTTAAGACTGCATTGATTTCATTTACTGGGAACTATTTTGTGCTTAGTAATTTTATCCAACATTTTCCATACTTCAGCATGGGGGAAAAGACAAACAACCACTGCTGTGAC
It contains:
- the LOC113084869 gene encoding loricrin, which codes for MGRLTVLFLCMALVVSGEAKRGSGSKGGLGWGKSSGSSNKGGSSTGSQGSSSNKGTSSRGGTHSSPGNYPRQPQVPNQNPPPYPGTGGGYPPQGRYPPAGSNPGQGYPNQGSYPGRGGNPAQGGYPAQGGYPPQGGYPAQGGYPQGNYPGRSGYPAQGGYPGGGSYPGAGSNPNRYPGQAGGYGNPYPAGGSYPGYPVRGGSSPNQFGGGVAGAGAGGYPGAAQYPYWNPNNKIMSPRYGGNYGGYGQGGRSPFAQSVQNMGMAPSYKSQGFGKQAIMAAGVGAVAGMAIGYGLGSFPRPRFSFHNPQEEYYYNNYMYKRYGQPPPEGSVNGNTNSQGRSPGDAGSTSAGQGNINPHDIFQNPPPQSYDSFMDKCIKRTDLLREKTDGRSRRSIDFVEAQAADVDDDPTGAQENTTGNNSTAERDTARNSSFVTSSPPETPSEAQKQTQDKISDGDDDYDDTVSIMEIGYPVLIEQMKARRCVELYMVYAEQHAEKQIQDRINSSGDIPGPFNHGVMLLFTSILSLIFSVLLH